In the Candidatus Rhodoblastus alkanivorans genome, one interval contains:
- the cobT gene encoding nicotinate-nucleotide--dimethylbenzimidazole phosphoribosyltransferase has translation MQKDPSAEHPFDAFRALLAQMPSASMESVEAVRARDIKLTKPPGALGRLEEIVEWLAAWQGRPEPKLDRPTVVVFAANHGVVAQGVSPYPPSVTAQMLTNFSAGGAAVNQICAVNGAGLKVFELALNMPTKDITEAPAMESRECAATIAYGMEAIAGGADLLALGEMGIGNTTVAAAIYHVLYGGEAEDWVGRGTGVDDEGLKRKADAVRRAVALHKDFLDDPFELLRRLGGREIAAMAGAILAARMERTPVLLDGYVVCAAAAVLHALDPASLDHCLAGHVSAEGAHAKVLEKLGKKPLLDLGMRLGEGSGAALAIGLVKAALACHQDMATFDSAGVDNKDA, from the coding sequence ATGCAAAAAGACCCTTCCGCCGAACATCCCTTCGACGCCTTCCGCGCTTTGCTCGCCCAGATGCCTTCGGCTTCGATGGAGTCCGTCGAAGCGGTTCGCGCGCGCGACATAAAACTCACCAAGCCGCCGGGCGCGCTCGGCCGTCTGGAGGAGATCGTCGAATGGCTCGCCGCCTGGCAGGGGCGGCCTGAGCCGAAGCTCGATCGCCCGACGGTCGTGGTTTTCGCCGCCAATCACGGCGTCGTCGCCCAGGGCGTCTCGCCTTATCCGCCGAGCGTGACCGCGCAGATGCTCACGAATTTCTCGGCCGGCGGCGCCGCGGTGAACCAGATCTGCGCCGTCAACGGCGCCGGGCTGAAGGTTTTCGAACTCGCGCTCAACATGCCGACCAAGGACATTACCGAAGCTCCGGCGATGGAGTCCCGCGAATGCGCGGCGACCATCGCCTATGGCATGGAGGCGATCGCCGGCGGCGCCGACCTGCTGGCGCTCGGCGAAATGGGCATAGGCAACACCACGGTCGCCGCCGCGATCTATCATGTTCTTTACGGCGGCGAGGCCGAGGACTGGGTCGGGCGCGGAACCGGCGTCGACGACGAAGGTTTGAAGCGCAAGGCGGACGCGGTGCGCCGCGCCGTGGCCCTGCACAAGGATTTTCTCGACGACCCGTTCGAATTGCTGCGCCGGCTCGGCGGGCGCGAGATCGCGGCCATGGCGGGCGCCATTCTCGCCGCGCGCATGGAGCGCACGCCGGTTCTGCTCGACGGCTATGTCGTCTGCGCGGCGGCAGCCGTGCTCCACGCCCTCGATCCCGCGAGCCTCGACCATTGCCTCGCCGGCCATGTCTCGGCCGAGGGCGCCCATGCGAAAGTGCTGGAAAAGCTCGGCAAGAAGCCGCTGCTCGACCTCGGCATGCGGCTCGGCGAAGGCTCCGGCGCGGCGCTGGCGATCGGATTGGTCAAGGCGGCACTGGCCTGCCATCAGGATATGGCGACGTTCGATTCGGCCGGCGTGGACAATAAGGACGCGTGA